Part of the Triticum urartu cultivar G1812 chromosome 2, Tu2.1, whole genome shotgun sequence genome, TTCTGCGATTGTTTTTGAAGGTTTGACGGAGCCTGAAACTTTGGAAGCGTTTGCGTGTCGAGAAGCTCAAGCCCTATGTGAGGATTTGACATTTCGCAAGATCCATATCGCTACCGACTGTCTGAGAGTCATACATGAGCTTAAGGAGACAGAGCAGCGTGGTGAGTACTGTATGATAGTGAAGGAGATTAACTCTCGTAGATCCGTTTTTTTGGCATGTGAAATATGCCACGAGCAGCGCGAGTACAATTTTGAGGCTCATACTATTGCTAAGATGGCTACTAGCTTGGATGTGGGACGTCATTTGTGGCTCTCCAATTCTCCTAGTAACCTTTGTATCCCACAAACCTTGTTTGATTGAATTAAAAGCGTTGTTTCGTCTCAAAAAAAAAAGTGCATAAGAGCGGACGCGTGTGCAATTTTAGTTTTGTCAGGGTTCTCTTTGCAATGATGTAAACACCGGCTTCTGGGATCTTCGGATCCCTGCTACCATTTCTTGAAAAATAAAAATCGAAATCGCGGCCCTGGGGTTCAAGGAAGGAACAAACCCCACCGATAGGGTTTAACAAGAAGGTTAGGAGAGCAGCCGCCGTCCCGGAGGCCGGAGTCCCTCGCCGCCGAAACCCCCTCCTCCCTCCGCTCCCGCCAAATCACCCCTGCTACGACCGAAATCCCTTTCACTCGCACCGGCGGCGTGGCCCGGACGCGAATCCCCTCTTGCCGGCGGCGTGGTCCGGACGCGATTCCTCTCGCCGGTAAGGATCATGGACCCCTGCCTTTGCTCGTAGCACTGTTCGTCCCGCTCCTGCCTTTTCGTTGCCCTCAAACATTCGAATCGAACCACGCCAGCCGTGCATTTCGGGTTCCATTTCCTGCATCTAAAGCGAATTAGTGCTTCCGAGATTCCGCGTCAATAGCCCTCTCCTAATAGCGGTTTGATTTGAGAAAATTCGGGGGTTCGACTGGATCCCCATTCGGGGTTTATCCTTCTGCGTTAGCAATCGTGAATCTGTCTCATGCAAGGTTttttgttcttcttcttcagtGCCCGTGGTCTGTAGCAGGGGACTTGTGCGATGGCTTTTGCTAGTAGGATGGGGATTGTGCTGAGGAGGGCCTCCGGGTCCTCGAATTCGTCGCTGCTCCAGGCAGTAAGGTGCATGTCTTCTTCCAAGCTTTTTGTTGGAGGTATGCTCATATGAGATCACTGTTCTAGCTCCTTCTGATTCGAAGGTTCGTGGGTATTGTTGATGCCGACGAATTATCTAATTACATGTATGGTCTACCGCCTTTCAGGACTATCATATGCCACAGATGACCCAACTCTCAGGGATGCCTTTTCTGGCTATGGGGACGTCATTGAAGGTTGTTCTCCCAATTGGTGTGGCACATTTGATGTATATTTTTGCCATGTTGTTAACACTTTCTTTCTTTTCGGATTGGGTTCAGCTAGAATCATCATGGACAGGGAGTCTGGCAGGTCAAAGGGATTTGGATTTGTTACTTATGCATCCACCGAAGCTGCCGCGGCTGCCATTAGTGCCATGGATGGCAAGGTGATTTTAGAGAGATCCCCTACGTGTTATTGCGGATATGCTATGACATTTTCATGCCTAATGTTCCACTTATATCCTCTACACCACTTTGCAAATATAGTCCCAAATTTCAGGTTGCCCTTTTTTGCTTTAGGAGTGTAGCTTGTCCTGTTGTCTATTCATTGTTCTTGTTTGCTGCCTTTTTTACATGACACTTGTCATGCGCTGCAACTGCCAAACTGTTTTATCAACACAATGATGCAATATAATTAGCGTTACTTCATTGTTGTCTTGATCTAAAGTGGAGATGTCTGAATTTGCATTGATTCACTGACCATTAAACTGTGCCGCTCATCAATTTATGTTCTGCCACGGATAATGGCAAGCACCTTCCCTTTTCCTGCCTTAGTTCACGACATACCTTCATACAAACATCAGCTCTATGAGTATTGACCCAATTATATGCTAGAGCTCCAGATCTTTGACATTTTGAGCACCATATTGTTGTTAATCCATTGTTGTAATTTCAAAGAATCCGAAGCTGTTGGCACTTGTTTCCTAGATGCATCATCCCAGATGTTAATAGATCGCATGATTCATGAACTGATGAACACCAGGGAATGCATGTTTAGGGAGTTGCAGACTATTCTCAATTTTGGCATATCGTTGCATGAGATAACTGTTCCTGTAAATATTTGAATTATTTTGACTTAATTTATGTCTAGGATATCTTGCTGAGCTGTAAAAGTGACCTCCCCTGATTCTTGCGGAAATGTTCTACCATCAGAACTTGGGGATTGTTTTCTGCCTTGATTAAAGTTGCACCATTTCTAAAATATGGACATACCTGTCATTATGTTTATCTTTTGCAAATTTGTAACGCATCCATCTGCTTTAGGACCTTCACGGACGAATGATAAAGGTAGGCTACGCCAGTGACCGTGCTGGTGGGACACGTGGAGGTGGATACGGCACTGGTAATTATGGAAGTGGCGGATATGGCGGCGCGGGATATGGAAGCCATGGCGGTGGATATGCTGGCAATGGTGGTGGTTACAGAAGTGGCGGATATGTCAGCACGGGATatggaagtggtggtggtggataTGTGGGCAATGGTGCTGATTATGGAAGTGCAGGGCATGCCAGTGGTGGTGGATATGGTAATGCGGGATATGGTGGTTACAGTGGTGCTGCAGGCGGCGGCGAGTATTCTAGCATGAACAACAATGCTGTTGCTGGTGGCTATGGCGGTGGTGACGGAAGCTACAATAATGCCAGCAACTCGGGCAGAAGTGGTGGTAGCTATGGTAGTGGTGGTGGAATCTACAATAATGCGAGCAACTCTGGTGGAAGTTCTGGTGGCTatggcggcggtggcggaagCTACAATAATGCCAGCAACTCGGGCGGAAGTACTGGTGGCTATGGTGGTGGTGGCGGAATCTACAATAATGCCAGCAACTCGGGTGGAAGTGCTGGTGGCTATGATGGTGGTGGCGGAATCTACAATAATGCCAGCAACTCGGGTGGAAGTGCTGGTGGctacggcggcggtggcggaagCTACAATAATGCCAGCAACTCGGGTGGAAGTGCTGGTGTctacggcggcggtggcggaagCTACAATAATGCCAGCAACTCGGGTGGAAGTGCTGGTGGctacggcggcggtggcggaagCTACAATAATGCCAACAATTCGGCTGGAAGTGCTGGTAGCTACGGCGGTGGTGGTGGAAGCTACAATAATGCCAGCAATTTGGGTGGAAGTGCTGGTAGCTACGGCGGCGCTGGTGGGTACAGTTCCCCCAACACATATGGCGTGGGCAATTACAACAGCGGAGCTGGCGGCAATGCAGTCTTCGGCGAAAAGACCGGCAGTTTCAGTAGTGGGCATTCTGCTGTTGCTGGTGGCAACAACGGCAGCGCTGGTGGGAACAATTTCCCCAACACGTATGGTGCCGGCAACTACAACAGCGGAGCTGGCGGCAATGCAGTCTTCGGCGAAAAGACCGGCAGTTTCAGTAGTGGGCATTCTGCTGTTGCTGGTGGCAACAACGGCAGCGCTGGTGGGAACAATTTCCCCAACACGTATGGTGCCGGCAACTACAACAGCGGAGCTGGCGGCAATGCAGTCTTCGGCGAAAAGACCGGCAGTTTCAGTAGTGGGCATTCTGCTGTTGCTGGTGGCAACAACGGCAGCGCTGGTGGGAACAATTTCCCCAACACGTATGGTGCAGGCAACTACAACAGTGGAGCTGGCGGCAATGCAGTCTTCGGCGAAAAGACCGGCAGTTTCAATTCTGCTGTTGCTGGTGGCGACAACGGCGTCAACAGCGCTGGTGGGTACAATTCTCCCAACACCTATGGTGCCGGCAACTACAACAGTGGAGCTGGCGGCAATGCAGCCTTTGGCGAAAGCACTGGCCGTTTCAGCAGCGGGAATTCTGCTGTTGCTGGTGGCGACAACGGCGTCAACAGCGCTGGTGGGTACAGTTCTCCCAACATGTATGGCGCCGGCAACTACAACAGTGGAGCTGGTGGCAATGCAGTCTTGGGCGGAAGCACTGGCAGTTTCAGCAGCGGGCATTCTGCTGTTGCTGCTGGCAACAACAGCGGCAACTTTGCTGGAAATGTGAGCGGCATCGGCAACTTTACTGGCAGCCGCAATGGCAGCAGCTATGCCGGAGGATTTGGCAGCGCCGAGACCCTTGGAGCTAGCAAGGTGCAGTACAACGGCCAAGACGACCTGCTGGGTGCTGACTACTTCTCCGAGTCGGAGGACCGTCATGCGGGCAGGTCAGCGTAACTTTAGTGTCGCGGAACATCTTGATATGCAAAGGTAACAATGATGAATGCCTGGCGGGTGCTTTTTGTTAGAGAAAACCCAAAGCTTGATGATGCCTCTGGAGTAGGTTATTATTAGGTAAGAAGAATTGCTTAGTTTTTCTGCTTTGGTTTTGCATGCTATTTTGAGACGAGAACAGTTATGGTGATGCTTCTGGCTACGATTACTGTTTTTTATCGTGTATATTGAGATGGAAAATGGCTGTTTAGCGTGTTGATTAGGCTGTGTGTTCAGCCTGTTCATCCTACTGCGTGACAATGTAAGTATCATTGCTCAAAGTGAAATCCGCTGTAACTCTAAATTCTGAACACAAGTTAACGTGTGCAACATACCACGGCGTGTCAAATTTCAGCGCACACGAAGTTTCGTGGAAAGTCCCACAGAGAAACCCATCGGTGTACATTTTCCTCAGTCGGAGACACACAACTTCTGCAGCCATCACATTTTCAGTGATGCTGGTAGGCAGAGCCAGCCACGCGCATTCATTCAACAACGCCATCTTTCGTGTCCTCACCACCACATTTCCAGTGGAATGCCAAAGAGAAAAGGGAGCAAGCACATGGAGAGTGTCCAAGGAGAATTGGAATCGAGGTAGCTGCGGTAGGCTAGGGCACTGGGCCTGGAGTCCAAGGCCGGCCAAAAACCCTCTTTTCCCCTGTTCATCTCCATCCTCCCAGTTCTCACTTCTCAGGGCCGGAGAAGCACAATGGAgcggctcgccggagccgccgtcgCCTCCTGCATGATCTTGCTCCTCCTGCTCGTCCCCTGCGCCCAGTTCCAGGGGCAATCACCCGAGGCGCCGGAGGAGGCTTGGGCCGAGGGGCAACCACCGGAGGCGTCGGAGGACGCTTTGACGATGCTCTTGTCCGAGGGCGGGTGCGGCGCCTTCGCCGCCCTCGTCGCCACGACGGCCGGCGTGGGCGACACGTTCCGCGAGCAGATCGGCAGCGACCTGGGGCTCACCATTCTCTGCCCTGACGACGAGGCGGTGGGGGCGTTCGTCCCGAGGTTCCATAGCCTCACTGTCGACGAGCAGGCCGGGCTCCTCCTGTACCACGGGCTGAGGATGGCTTACTCCGAGGAGCTGCACAGCCGGGTCTACTGGTTGTGGGAGGTGTTGACGCTTGATGGGGAGCAGACACTCATCATCAATCACTACAGAGGCAGGGCGATACTTTCTCCGTGGCCGCCGTCGTCACAGAACGAGGCCAGCATCACCAAGACTGTCGTCGATGACGACCATCTCGCCGTCTACCTCATCGACGCCGTGCTGATTCCGACA contains:
- the LOC125536270 gene encoding glycine-rich cell wall structural protein 1.8-like — encoded protein: MAFASRMGIVLRRASGSSNSSLLQAVRCMSSSKLFVGGLSYATDDPTLRDAFSGYGDVIEARIIMDRESGRSKGFGFVTYASTEAAAAAISAMDGKDLHGRMIKVGYASDRAGGTRGGGYGTGNYGSGGYGGAGYGSHGGGYAGNGGGYRSGGYVSTGYGSGGGGYVGNGADYGSAGHASGGGYGNAGYGGYSGAAGGGEYSSMNNNAVAGGYGGGDGSYNNASNSGRSGGSYGSGGGIYNNASNSGGSSGGYGGGGGSYNNASNSGGSTGGYGGGGGIYNNASNSGGSAGGYDGGGGIYNNASNSGGSAGGYGGGGGSYNNASNSGGSAGVYGGGGGSYNNASNSGGSAGGYGGGGGSYNNANNSAGSAGSYGGGGGSYNNASNLGGSAGSYGGAGGYSSPNTYGVGNYNSGAGGNAVFGEKTGSFSSGHSAVAGGNNGSAGGNNFPNTYGAGNYNSGAGGNAVFGEKTGSFSSGHSAVAGGNNGSAGGNNFPNTYGAGNYNSGAGGNAVFGEKTGSFSSGHSAVAGGNNGSAGGNNFPNTYGAGNYNSGAGGNAVFGEKTGSFNSAVAGGDNGVNSAGGYNSPNTYGAGNYNSGAGGNAAFGESTGRFSSGNSAVAGGDNGVNSAGGYSSPNMYGAGNYNSGAGGNAVLGGSTGSFSSGHSAVAAGNNSGNFAGNVSGIGNFTGSRNGSSYAGGFGSAETLGASKVQYNGQDDLLGADYFSESEDRHAGRSA